In the Dethiosulfovibrio russensis genome, AAGAACTCCTCCTCACTCTTTTGTCTCGTTTTTGGGACGCTCTGTCCCTTTTTTGCTCTTCAAAGATCTTACCTCACATCTCGATCGATCACAAGTCCGTCTCATCCGGCAAAACGGGGTCTTCCAAGAGTGTTCGCCCTTTTTTTAACATGTCCTCGTATATTTCGTCCGGCAGAAAGCTTCCTCCTGTAAGCCAGGATATCGCCGTCTCGCCGGGAAGCGGAGAGAGCAGCAACGGACCCTGTAGTCCTGCCGCCGCCGAGGGTTCTGCCTTGACCGACTCGGAACGGTCCATCAGATATTGAAGCTCGTAAAGGCGGTCGTCCTCCACGGTCATAACCCCGTCTATAAGTTTGCGGCAGATGGACCATACCAGTTTCGAAGGGGCTCCGACGGCAAGGCCGTCCGCCTCGGTGATCCCGTCTATGCCGTAATCCGAGACGGTGATATCCGGGGTGTCCTGTACCATGGCCAGAGCCATACAGGGAGCGTGGGTCGGCTCTACGAACCAACATTTGACAGAGTCTCCGTAAAGCTGTTTGAGCCCGAAGGCTATTCCTCCGGGAGCTCCTCCGACTCCGCAAGGTAAATATACCCTAAGGGGGTGTGTCTTGTCGACGATGACCTTCATTTCCTTGAGTTGATTTCTAAGCCTGAGAGCGGCCACAGCGTATCCTACGAACAGTAGTCGAGAGTTCTCGTCGTCCACGAAGTGACAGGTTTTGTCCTCACGGCAAATCCTTCGGCCTTCCGATACGGCGGCGCTGTAATCGTCGTCGTGCTCTACCACCTTTACTCCCTTGGATCTCAATAGTTCCTTTTTCCAGCCCTTGGCGTCTCGGGACATATGTACCGTCACGTTAAAGCCCAGCTCGGCGGACATCACCCCTATGCTGATCCCCAGGTTTCCCGTGGATCCTACCGCTACAGAGTGACGGGAGAACAGTTCCTTGAACTCCGGTTCTTTCAGAATCCTATAGTCTCGGTCTATCTCGAGTTTCCCCGATCTCAGAGCGATGGCCTCCGCGAGGGCGAGTATCTCGTGGATTCCACCTCTGGCCTTTATGGAGCCTGCCACAGGCAGGTCGTTGTCTTTCTTTAGCAGCAGTCTCGGGAGGGTGGTCCCGTAGGATTTTTCCAACGTTTTTTTCAGATTTTTCGCCTCGGATAGGGGCGATTCTATGATCCCGTTCGCCGTCTTCGGAAAACGGGAGGCCAGATAGGGTGCGAAGCGATGAAGTCTTCCGTCGGCGTCGGCCACGTCCGACATGGTCAAGGGGAGCTCTCTCAATACGTCCTCGGAGGGACCTAGTCTGTCGTTTTCCCAGGCCATGGGCTTTGTCTCTTTCAACGATCTAAGAGCATCGTCTTTTTTGTTCATAGATTCGACCTCCCTGAATGCGATGGTTTCACAGAACGGAGGATGGAAATCGGCGACATAATTCGGCGGTCTCCTCCGATACGTTTTCTCCCGAGAGAGCTCTGGATATGAGGGCGGCGACGATCTCCATCTCCGATGGTCCCATCCCCCTCATGGCCGCAACCGTGGTCCCTATCCTTACGCCGCTGGCTATCCATGGCTGGAGGGGGTCGAAGGGAATACCGTTTCTGTTGACCGTGATTCCCGAGTTCTCCAGAAGCCCTTCGCCCTCCTTGCCTGTGATGTTAAGGTTCCTCAGGTCCAACAGGACTATGTGACTGTCGGTTCCTCCCGTCACGGTTCGGAGCCCCCGTCTCGTCAGCCCCGAGGCCAGGGCCCTCGCGTCGTCCACGATGCGTCCGGCCAAGACCTTGAATTCCTTTGTCGCAGCTATGGC is a window encoding:
- a CDS encoding D-serine ammonia-lyase encodes the protein MNKKDDALRSLKETKPMAWENDRLGPSEDVLRELPLTMSDVADADGRLHRFAPYLASRFPKTANGIIESPLSEAKNLKKTLEKSYGTTLPRLLLKKDNDLPVAGSIKARGGIHEILALAEAIALRSGKLEIDRDYRILKEPEFKELFSRHSVAVGSTGNLGISIGVMSAELGFNVTVHMSRDAKGWKKELLRSKGVKVVEHDDDYSAAVSEGRRICREDKTCHFVDDENSRLLFVGYAVAALRLRNQLKEMKVIVDKTHPLRVYLPCGVGGAPGGIAFGLKQLYGDSVKCWFVEPTHAPCMALAMVQDTPDITVSDYGIDGITEADGLAVGAPSKLVWSICRKLIDGVMTVEDDRLYELQYLMDRSESVKAEPSAAAGLQGPLLLSPLPGETAISWLTGGSFLPDEIYEDMLKKGRTLLEDPVLPDETDL